In Bacteroidia bacterium, one genomic interval encodes:
- a CDS encoding rhomboid family intramembrane serine protease, producing the protein MQEFRPSSFKLLPDVIKNIMIVSALAFFADLALNKIGFDLNAFAGLYLPASEHFHWWQYLSYMFLHGSLTHIFLNMFAFWMFGGILENLWGPKRFLIFFLVTGLGAAFIHTAVGYYELYSLQSKADAFLNAPGADAFSVFIRDHIPYQYLNPDYAMAVESIKSNWYAHGDSPMIIEQARQAIDEYIRFKTNIPTVGASGAVYGVLMAFGILFPNTLIYLYFFIPLKAKYLVLIIGGIELYSAWQSNPTDNVAHFAHLGGMLFGYLLLRYWQKNNRSQLF; encoded by the coding sequence ATGCAGGAATTTCGACCTTCAAGTTTCAAACTGTTACCTGATGTAATTAAAAATATTATGATCGTTAGTGCATTGGCATTCTTTGCTGATCTGGCACTCAACAAAATCGGGTTTGACCTTAATGCTTTTGCCGGGCTTTATTTGCCTGCTTCGGAACATTTTCATTGGTGGCAGTATTTGTCATACATGTTTTTACATGGCAGCCTAACCCATATTTTTCTCAACATGTTTGCCTTCTGGATGTTTGGTGGTATCTTGGAAAATTTGTGGGGGCCAAAAAGATTTCTGATTTTTTTCTTGGTTACAGGACTTGGTGCAGCATTCATTCACACTGCTGTTGGATATTACGAGTTGTATTCCTTACAGTCCAAAGCCGATGCATTTTTGAACGCCCCTGGTGCCGATGCATTCAGCGTTTTTATCAGAGACCATATCCCCTATCAATATCTTAATCCTGATTATGCCATGGCAGTAGAAAGCATTAAATCAAACTGGTATGCTCATGGCGATAGCCCTATGATTATTGAACAGGCACGTCAGGCAATTGACGAATACATTCGTTTCAAAACCAATATACCAACTGTTGGCGCTTCCGGTGCTGTGTATGGTGTTCTCATGGCATTTGGAATACTTTTTCCAAACACTTTAATTTATCTTTACTTTTTTATTCCGCTCAAAGCAAAATATTTAGTACTCATTATTGGTGGCATAGAGTTGTATTCCGCCTGGCAAAGCAACCCAACAGATAATGTAGCACATTTTGCACATCTTGGAGGTATGCTTTTCGGATATTTATTACTTCGCTATTGGCAGAAAAATAATAGGTCACAACTTTTCTGA
- a CDS encoding rhomboid family intramembrane serine protease, whose translation MKSNYKSLDMLQKIIVVNAIIYLFVNLGDVVLRLFNFPDGTVSGFLTDWLAVPSSVKSLIYRPWTLITYSFYHENFLHILFNMLWLFFMGRLFTEYLGEKKILPLYLVGGLCGSLLFISFYNLFPLFSREVDIAVALGASASVLAITVAIATLLPDYEVALFLPQWRVKLKYIAIALFVIDLLSITGNNAGGNIAHIGGAIFGFIYIKQLKKGRDLTGGLQRLIDRITQKKKPSIKVVFRKDASDESYHNKKANNQETIDKILDKISRSGYASLTNEEKELLFKASKNQD comes from the coding sequence GTGAAAAGTAATTACAAGTCGCTCGATATGCTGCAAAAGATTATTGTAGTCAATGCAATTATCTATTTGTTTGTCAATTTGGGTGATGTCGTACTGCGACTTTTTAATTTTCCTGACGGCACTGTAAGTGGCTTTTTGACCGACTGGCTGGCTGTCCCTTCATCAGTAAAATCATTAATTTATCGCCCATGGACATTAATTACCTATAGTTTCTATCACGAAAATTTTCTTCACATTCTGTTTAATATGTTGTGGTTGTTTTTTATGGGCCGTCTTTTTACAGAATACCTTGGTGAAAAAAAAATATTACCACTTTATCTTGTTGGAGGCTTGTGTGGTTCTCTGTTGTTTATTTCATTTTACAATCTTTTTCCACTCTTCAGTCGCGAAGTTGACATTGCTGTTGCCTTAGGTGCTTCTGCAAGTGTTCTTGCCATAACTGTTGCCATTGCAACTTTATTACCTGATTACGAAGTAGCACTTTTTCTGCCGCAATGGCGAGTAAAGTTGAAATATATTGCTATTGCACTTTTTGTAATTGACCTTTTAAGTATTACAGGCAATAATGCAGGTGGAAACATTGCTCATATTGGTGGTGCTATTTTTGGTTTCATCTATATCAAACAATTAAAGAAAGGTCGTGATTTGACAGGTGGACTTCAACGCCTGATTGACAGGATTACCCAAAAGAAAAAACCTTCAATCAAAGTTGTTTTTCGCAAAGATGCTTCTGACGAATCGTATCACAACAAAAAGGCAAACAATCAGGAAACCATTGATAAAATTCTGGATAAAATAAGCCGCTCAGGCTATGCAAGCCTCACTAACGAAGAAAAAGAACTTCTTTTTAAAGCAAGTAAAAATCAGGATTAA
- a CDS encoding endonuclease/exonuclease/phosphatase family protein: protein MFKSALNLVLWLITIAVAVVTSFAVAAAYISPAKIWFLALFGLIFIYLYLIAIIWMLILSFRHKKMIPVVLIPLLAGLPTFVAHWNYSLSNQKASGENTIKILSFNVRVFDLYNWTHNLETRRNIFNFLKKSDAGIYCFQEYYTSKLAPFNNTDSLKSLLKITNVHALLPIIERDSDEWGITTFSKYPMLNKETVFTDKESANGCIATDLLIGNDTVRVYNIHLQSVRLAKNDYIFVSEFNNKDNIQKMSGSKQIFQRLKKAFIKRAHQVEQVTAHIKACPYKVIIAGDFNDTPASFAYNQISNGLTDSFLSCGKGLSSTYAGIFPGLRIDYILHSKDIKTIDYIRPLVHLSDHYPVISTLNF, encoded by the coding sequence ATGTTCAAATCTGCTCTTAACCTGGTGCTATGGCTAATTACCATTGCCGTGGCTGTTGTTACCTCCTTTGCTGTAGCCGCAGCATATATTAGTCCTGCAAAAATCTGGTTCCTTGCACTATTCGGGCTTATATTTATTTATCTCTATCTGATTGCAATAATCTGGATGCTGATTTTATCTTTCAGACATAAAAAAATGATACCGGTTGTTCTGATTCCATTGCTGGCAGGCTTACCTACTTTTGTTGCTCATTGGAATTATTCTTTGTCAAATCAAAAAGCTTCCGGAGAAAACACAATAAAAATTCTTTCTTTTAATGTGCGTGTATTTGATCTTTACAATTGGACACATAATCTGGAAACAAGAAGAAACATTTTTAACTTTCTTAAAAAAAGCGATGCAGGTATTTATTGTTTTCAAGAATACTATACAAGTAAATTGGCACCATTTAACAATACCGATTCTTTAAAATCATTGTTAAAAATTACCAATGTTCATGCCCTGCTACCCATTATAGAACGCGATTCTGATGAATGGGGTATAACTACATTCAGTAAATATCCGATGCTTAACAAAGAAACCGTATTTACAGATAAAGAATCTGCCAATGGATGTATTGCAACCGATTTGTTGATTGGAAACGACACAGTGAGAGTTTACAATATACACTTGCAATCTGTTAGATTGGCAAAAAACGACTATATCTTTGTGAGTGAATTCAACAATAAAGACAACATTCAGAAAATGAGTGGCTCGAAGCAAATATTTCAGCGTTTGAAAAAGGCATTTATTAAAAGAGCCCATCAGGTGGAACAAGTTACTGCTCATATAAAGGCCTGCCCCTATAAAGTAATTATTGCCGGTGATTTTAATGACACGCCTGCCTCCTTTGCCTACAACCAAATAAGCAATGGACTTACAGATAGTTTTCTTAGCTGTGGAAAAGGGCTGTCATCAACTTATGCAGGCATTTTTCCGGGACTAAGAATTGATTATATTTTACACAGTAAAGACATTAAAACCATAGACTATATTCGACCATTAGTACATTTGTCAGACCATTACCCTGTTATTTCTACTTTAAATTTTTAA